One segment of Ricinus communis isolate WT05 ecotype wild-type chromosome 8, ASM1957865v1, whole genome shotgun sequence DNA contains the following:
- the LOC8284376 gene encoding NADH dehydrogenase [ubiquinone] 1 beta subcomplex subunit 9 isoform X2 gives MTSTAAYLARRAAQKERVQILYRRALRDTLNWAVHRHLFYQDASNLREKFDANKNVEDLDIIDRMIAHGEAEYNKWRHPDPYIVPWAPGGSKFTRNPTPPSGVEIVYNYGREDND, from the exons ATGACATCAACAGCAGCATACCTAGCGAGAAGAGCAGCACAAAAGGAGAGGGTTCAGATCCTCTACCGTCGAGCTCTCAGAGACACGCTAAACTGGGCCGTCCATCGCCACCTCTTCTATCAAGAT GCTTCAAATCTACGCGAGAAGTTTGACGCTAACAAAAATGTG GAAGATCTGGATATAATAGATAGAATGATAGCTCATGGTGAGGCTGAGTATAATAAGTGGCGCCATCCTGATCCTTATATTG TTCCTTGGGCTCCTGGTGGTTCCAAGTTTACTCGAAACCCAACTCCACCTTCTGGG GTTGAGATAGTTTATAACTATGGTCGAGAAGATAATGACTAA
- the LOC8284376 gene encoding uncharacterized protein LOC8284376 isoform X1, translating to MDNEALEMKVWKINHRRTASIRAITLRITVSLFTMVMLLWAIRSGFKLATDSSRYSGYTDWAFGIGVLTTLLGFLFLLLGIPILADLFLNLSDQLQEEAGIHKAWETKTVPKVIIAGIFVTVITAIVLWWAIYTGVRLATEPKKDGKYHLLTTSIGVVTIIFGLIYFIIGLGIIAELGLDLSDQLQQKDNKWNWHPSRLKRLFC from the exons ATGGATAACGAAGCATTGGAGATGAAGGTGTGGAAAATAAACCATCGGAGAACCGCCTCCATACGTGCAATAACGTTACGCATAACTGTGTCTTTGTTTACTATGGTAATGTTGTTATGGGCAATTCGTAGTGGATTCAAACTTGCAACAGATTCAAGCAGATATTCTGGGTATACAGACTGGGCTTTTGGCATCGGGGTCCTAACTACGCTCCTCGGTTTCTTGTTTCTGCTACTTGGAATTCCCATACTTGCCGACTTGTTCCTAAATTTGTCGGATCAGTTGCAGGAGGAAGCTGGAATTCATAAAG CATGGGAGACAAAAACAGTTCCTAAAGTCATTATTGCTGGAATCTTTGTGACGGTGATCACTGCCATCGTTCTCTGGTGGGCCATTTACACAGGAGTTCGGCTTGCAACTGAACCGAAGAAAGATGGAAAGTATCATCTCCTGACAACTTCAATTGGAGTGGTCACTATTATTTTCGGTTTGATATATTTCATCATTGGACTCGGCATAATTGCAGAGCTAGGACTTGATCTATCTGACCAGTTGCAACAGAAAGACAATAAATGGAATTGGCATCCCTCAAGGCTGAAGAGACTATTTTGTTGA